The Pecten maximus chromosome 11, xPecMax1.1, whole genome shotgun sequence genome has a segment encoding these proteins:
- the LOC117337194 gene encoding transmembrane protein 170B-like, with the protein MASEGGDFNTDSLDSIINVFGLTSSDTLNGFAEMWYQVFLWALFSSIFAHVVAALVAFCRLRKHRYGRWIPAVVLGMGVLSPLTGGVITSAAIAGFYRGSDFEMKPFYALCWGAAQTMFMIFVSFTRILSTL; encoded by the exons ATGGCATCTGAGGGTGGCGACTTTAATACAGACAGTCTGGATTCCATCATCAATGTGTTTGGACTTACATCTAGTGATACACTCAATGGATTTGCTG AAATGTGGTACCAGGTTTTTTTATGGGCTCTCTTCTCATCTATCTTTGCCCATGTGGTGGCAGCACTGGTTGCTTTCTGCCGCCTAAGGAAACACCGATATGGACGCTGGATTCCTGCTGTTGTTCTAGGCATGGGTGTCCTTTCTCCTCTCACTGGCGGAGTGATCACAA GTGCAGCCATCGCCGGGTTTTACCGAGGTTCAGATTTTGAAATGAAGCCATTCTATGCTTTGTGTTGGGGAGCTGCACAGACAATGTTTATGATTTTTGTGTCTTTTACAAGAATTTTATCAACTTTGTGA